In the genome of Synergistaceae bacterium, one region contains:
- a CDS encoding redoxin domain-containing protein: MKDVIKVGQEALDFKLKDQNGKEVNLKDFKGKKVLLSFHPLAWTAG; this comes from the coding sequence ATGAAAGATGTAATTAAAGTAGGTCAAGAGGCTTTAGATTTTAAATTAAAAGATCAAAATGGCAAAGAAGTAAACTTAAAGGACTTTAAAGGAAAAAAAGTATTGCTATCCTTTCATCCTTTAGCATGGACAGCAGGTTGA
- a CDS encoding cupin domain-containing protein, whose amino-acid sequence MKIAHEDNLEAVIFNSPDAKGASMKALISPKEGWEGYVMRVLELTEGGYSPKHSHPWPHINYMLDGNGTLFINGEEHEVKAGSYAYIPADTLHKFKNAGEGVFKFICIVPEEGHK is encoded by the coding sequence ATGAAAATAGCCCATGAAGATAATCTAGAAGCCGTCATCTTTAATAGCCCAGATGCTAAGGGTGCATCCATGAAAGCACTGATCTCACCAAAGGAAGGCTGGGAGGGATATGTAATGAGAGTATTAGAATTAACAGAAGGCGGATACTCTCCCAAGCATAGCCATCCATGGCCACATATAAATTATATGTTAGATGGAAATGGTACTCTCTTTATAAACGGAGAAGAACATGAAGTAAAAGCAGGTTCCTATGCCTATATCCCAGCGGATACATTGCATAAATTTAAAAATGCAGGTGAAGGTGTATTTAAATTTATTTGTATAGTGCCTGAAGAAGGCCATAAATAA
- a CDS encoding redoxin domain-containing protein, protein MRALELAYDGFIEKNIVPLGINVDHQYSKSAWGKVINISKLQMLSDYNPLGEVAKAFGVFSEEMNASGRANFLIDENGKIEWVEVYKISEIPDFKEVLSKISKL, encoded by the coding sequence ATGAGAGCCCTTGAGCTCGCCTATGATGGATTCATAGAAAAAAATATAGTACCACTGGGAATTAACGTAGACCATCAATACTCAAAATCAGCCTGGGGAAAAGTGATAAATATAAGTAAGCTACAAATGCTATCGGACTACAATCCCCTAGGAGAAGTGGCAAAAGCTTTCGGTGTTTTTTCGGAAGAAATGAACGCATCTGGAAGAGCCAATTTTCTAATAGATGAAAACGGCAAAATAGAGTGGGTCGAAGTCTATAAAATCTCAGAAATTCCAGATTTTAAAGAAGTCCTTTCCAAAATTTCCAAGTTATAA